Proteins encoded together in one Gammaproteobacteria bacterium window:
- a CDS encoding FkbM family methyltransferase: protein MKYIKIDAEGGDLIIIRGGKNYIKKHKPFVSFEFGDNSI from the coding sequence ATTAAGTATATAAAAATTGATGCAGAGGGAGGAGATTTAATAATAATTCGCGGCGGAAAGAATTATATTAAAAAACATAAACCATTTGTTTCCTTTGAGTTTGGAGATAATAGTATTAT